In the genome of Jaculus jaculus isolate mJacJac1 chromosome 11, mJacJac1.mat.Y.cur, whole genome shotgun sequence, the window TGCTGCAGAACCCTCAGCCTAGAGAACTCCCAGCCATAGGTGAATAGGGGGTTTCTAGCACCCAGATTAGCAGTTGTCCAGAGTGTCTTCCGGGGAATCCAGATAGTAAAGCAGGGCCCTACACTGAGTGACATTGCCCCCACTTCTAGACATCTGTGACAGGACAGGGTCTCAGGTACCACCAAAGCCCATCTCCGTGAGTGGGAGTCCTCAAAGGGTGGGTCTTGCAGCTCACCTGCCTGTGCCTGCCATCTGTAGCACTGGCTACACCCCGTCCCCTTTGACGTGGGTTGTTCCCTAGGTATGTGCAGGCGGTCATGCAGCGGGGACGCACCTGTGTCAGACCAGCGTGCGCGCCGGTGCTGAGTGTGGTACCAGCCGTGTCGGACTTGGAACTCTCCGAGACAGAGTACGTGCGCCCTAAGGGTCCTCCTGGTTCTTCCTATCTGGCCCATGCCAAGTCCTGAGGTGGAGCGGCTGTTCTGTTAGATTTTGGCACTGAGCCAGGAGGGGCAGGGCTGAACAAGGCTCTGATGTGGCTTTGTTCCCCCCCTCTGTCTCCATCAGAGGACTCCCTGCCCATCCAGTGTGGGTCCAAGCAGGCACCACAACCTGCCTTTGGCCGGGTCTCTGCCCACCTGTGCTTCGAAGCCAAGCCCAGAGACTTGCAGAACTGCCATCATTTTGTAGGGTCAGGGCCACAAGTCACAGGCCCCGAAATGGCTCTGTGGGCTTGAGATACATTAACTCTTATGGATCACCCCAAGAAGGGACTTGAGGATGGGGTCCCCTAAAGCCTCGGGCCTTCCTGCTGACCCAGCCCAAATTCCATCACACCCGAACCATGAGTTCCAGGTGTTGTGTGCTCAGAGTTTCTACGCATGGCCCTCTATGAGTTCTGGAGGTTTCTACGCATGGCCCTCTATGAGTTCTGGAGAAGCAGGGCCTTCATAAGCCCAGCCCCCAGTTGGCTCCAAAGACCCATTGCCAGGGGGGGTCCCAGAAAGCAGGTCCCCGGAAGTTGGTTTATAAATGGATAGTTTCACTGTTGAGGTGGCCCAGTCATCTTGGGCAAAAAGAGAAAAGCACCCACATGGCCTTCCTGTGTGAGTTCTGGAAGCTTCTGGGGTGTTCAAAGGATGAAGAACCATATAGGACGCTGCCTGTCATACAAAGCAGCTGCATCCTGTGCAGGAGCTGGGCAGGAGTCAGCTCTGGAGGTCAGCCAGCCTAGTCCAGGGGGTACTTCCCTTCCAGATCTGCAGCTGTGGTTGAAGGGTCCCTGTCCTTCAGACATGGAAGCTCTGGAGAGGTTGGATCATTCAAAGATCTCTCCGCCACTGGAGATGGAACTGTGATCCACAGGCCTGGCCTGTCATGAAAATTTGTGCCCCACTTCACAACCTTGTGGGGAGTGTTGCCCAGCAACCAGATCAGTGGCCCAGTGGGGGGTGGCAGAGCTCTTTTCTCAGTGAACGGTTCACACAGGACTGGATGCCAGGGCCATGTGGGTGTGTAACAGGGCTTGTGGATAACACATTGCTGAGTGATGTGCCAACACTGGGCTGCCCTGTCCTCTGCTGGCAGGTGGGGCCTGATATGTGACTTTGGTCGGAGCCCACTGCTCaccattctgtctctgccccaGGACAAAATCACAGCGGAAGGGAGGTGGCGGGAGTGTCCCACCATGTGACAGCATCGTTGTGGCCTACTACTTCTGTGGGGAGCCCATACCCTACCGAACTCTGGTGAGGGGCCGTGCAGTTACCCTGGGCCAGTTCAAGGAGCTGCTAACCAAGAAGGGGAGCTACAGGTGAGACAAGGGCTTGCAAGCCACTGGGTTTGCTGTCCAAGATGGTATAAAAGGAGACAGTTTCCTCTCCCGTCAGCCCATCTCAGCACTGCCCTCTGCTACATACTGGGCACATGGAGAGTGAGTGGTATCAGTGCCCCACCTTAAAGCTGGGAAAACAGGCACAGCTAGACTGACCTCAGCTCCAGCTTCTTGGAGCTAGTCTTCTGTGCCACATCTGCCCCAGTCCTGTGGCTTCCATAAGAGGGTGATAGacatgtaagagacccaagagccaGCCTGCTAGAGCCTGTCCTTAGGGTCAGCCCAGACAGCTAGCAGGACCAGGTCTCATGGTCTCTGTGTGCTTTTCCTGAATTGAGAGCCCATCAGCAATCCCCATAACTATACCTGCCCACCCCTCCTTTGTCGTGCCCCAAAGTACAGGgcaattgtttatttattgaggcagggtctcactctagcccagactgtccttgaactcagaatGTTataggctgccttcaaactcggtgatcctcctacctcagccgcctgagtgctgggagccaccatacctggtttcctagtttttgtaggttttttgtttggtttggttttcaaggtagggcctcactgtagcctaggttggcctggaattcactatatagtcttggggtggccttgaacatggcaagcctcctgcctctgcctccctagtacaggtattaaaggcatgctccaccacaccaaaCTGGTTTTTTAGTTTTGTAGAAATTCCCACCAGACTATGAGCTAAGCCCACCTTTTGGTTACTGCATACTGGAGTCCAGGCAGAGCCCAGCAGCAAGCCTGGGGAGGTAATACACTGGAAGGTGATGGGACCCCTGGGGATACAGGATTGGCATTCCTCCTCTGGAGTGAACTGTGCTCACTGATTCTACGGTTGTCCCCAGATACTACTTCAAGAAAGTGAGTGACGAGTTTGACTGCGGAGTAGTGTTTGAGGAAGTGCGAGAGGACGATGCCATCCTTCCTGTGTTTGAGGAGAAGATCATCGGCAAAGTGGAGAAGGTGGACTGAGCAGTGGGTGCCATGCCCaacttgcaccatcttgtgctcaGGATCCTGCTGTATGGGGACAGCCCAGGACTTTGTCACATGCTTTTTCTGGGAAAGGCCCATGTGTCCTACTATACCTCCATCCCTGTGGGTCTGGTGGAAACACaggcttttctgtctcttttgaaGAAGgagccatgcccattctccccctggCCCCAGGAGCAATTCCAGGAGCTGCTTCATGACTCCCAGCAGCCCCTGCCACTAAATGCAGGCTAACCCAAGGACACTACACTACACCCTGGGCTTGAATCTGTCCACTCCTCCCTCTGGGACACGCCCATCTGCTGTACCTCATTGGATCCAGCCCCAGGAGCCAGGGGACCCTGTAGGGCCTCTGTAAATTGTACATGTCACCGAGTGCCTTCAACACAGATGTCTCTTGCCTCCCACTGTGTGAACCCAGTGGCCGAGAGCCTCAGGCCCCTTTGCCTGTCTCCAGCTAGCAGCACAGCAGGGCAGGTCAGGTCCCTTCTTTCTAAGGGCCCATGTAAATATGTACATTTCTCAGGCCAGGGCCAGCAGGGGGCTGCCCCGAGTCCATTTTTCATGTGATGATCTGTACAATTATCTTTTCAAAGGTACTTggataataatgaaataaaacagtttttgaaCCTACTTGGTCATGGAGTACATTGACTGGccctggggaaggggagaggggctgGGCATCCTAAGTATTGGCATGTTCTCTGTTCCTTCCCACATGGCAGATGGGTCCCAGTTGAGCCACAAACCCACCTGGGGGGTAGGTGTTGAGTTCAGGAAACTGAAATTGGGCCAGAGGCAAGAGCCAGGACCAGGCTAGGCAAATCCAGCCTGCTCAGGAATCACACAACATTCTGGGACAACATCTTTATTCACAGTGTGCAGCTCCACCAATCCCTGGCCTTGAGGTGACAGGGTGCTACAACTCCTCCTTTGGGCCAGTGGTGGAATTGACCTGTGCCTCCTAGAAACAATCACAGAAGCCCAATTCAGCCCTGCCCTCAGCCCACCTTGCCAGGAGAAGACCTTCAGAGTTAGTGTGCTGAGTGGGACACCCACCGGGGCCGAGGCTGTGGGCTCTTGCGGCTCTTCTTTGGGCAGCTCTCCCCCACTGTCTAGGAATTTGGAGAAGGTTTCCAAGTCTCTGGTGCTTTTGTATTCAATCAcctgaggaggaaaggaaaaaccTGAGGGCTCGCTCCATCTTCAGCTTATTCTCCAGCCACAGTCTCAGCCCAGCACCAGCTGGCTTTGAAGGAGACCTAGGTCCTCCCAGGCCATCTCCTCACCTTCCTGTGAGGCCCTGCAGGGAAGAACTTCAGGGTAGGGTAGCCATGAATAGTGAAGGCCTCCAGCTCATTGGCTGTGGCATCCAGCTCAGCAATGACAATGTCCTCACGATCTTGATACTTCTCAGCCAGCGCCTCCCAGGCTGGGGCCATCTCCTTGCAGTGGCTACACCAAGGAGCATCTGGAGGGGATGTGTCAGGTTTGCCTAGCTGGACCTCCCCCAGCCAGccactttccccctccctcctcagcACTTACAGAACTTCACAAACACATTCTTGGTTTCATCAAAAGCCACCTGCTCAAAATTCTTGCCCACAAGAGTCTTGACTGGCCGCTGGTCCCAGTCTGAGGGCACCTCCTGGCTCAGGAGATAGGGCTGGGGAGCAGGTAAGTCTTCACTGAGGGCCCTTCAGGGATAACCAGGAACCTCATACCACTGCTCCCACCTCCCTTCACCCTGTGGGGACAAGAGCCTCAGACCTTGACTTTAGCTTGGAGGACTTCATGGCAGAAAGTAGCCACAGAAGCTGAAGTGATGGGTGCCTCGCTGATGGGTGCATACTTCTTGGTGGTCTCAACATTGACTAGACGTATGGTAGGGGCCTCCTCGGCCTTGAGGCCAAAGTACTGGAGCACATGGCTATTGTTGGCAGCCACATCCACCACCACAAACAGCACCTGCCAACAGGGAGTCCTTGCTGGTGTCACCCTCGGCCCTGCCATCCCTCCCTCCTAGCCCTCCAGTACAGTACCTGCCCCCGGAATGGGGGAGCTGCCTCCCTGAAGCCTGCCACCAGCTCCCTGTGTTGAGCCAGTGTCTGGTTCACAAACAGCAGCAGGTGATTGAGGATCCTAGCAGCGAAGATCTTGGGGGATGTCTGTAGAGCGGGGAATGTAGAACTGCTGTGGGGCTTCTACCCTAGGTCTTGCCAGCCCAAGCGCCCCACCACCCCAACCCCACACCACCTGCAGCTTCACTTGCCTGGCTGTTGAACTCCGTCACCAGGTGCATGCTGTGTGTGATGAGGAAGCGGGAAAGGTCCCTGAGGTCCAGGCCAAGCTCCTCATCTACTGGGAAGTCAGCCCGCCCCTCGTCGAACTGGACATCCAAGAGGGTCAGTGGGCACCAGAACCCTAACCCCAACTCCAGCCCTTGCTCAGCCCCAACCAACCTTCTTGAAAAGGACTACAGTGTCCTTGGTGAGCCCAAACTTTTGAAAGAGCTGTGGCTGGTCTGTGAGGCCAAAGGTCATGTCCAGGGCATC includes:
- the Pdia2 gene encoding protein disulfide-isomerase A2 translates to MDNQLLFVLLLLGAIGPQGLGKGPEDLSEELSGEEIPKEDGVLVLSHRTLSLALREHPALMVEFYAPWCGHCKALAPEYSKAAALLASESARVTLAKVDGPAEPELVKEFSVEGYPTLKFFKDGNRTHPEEYTGPQKAEGIAEWLRRRVGPSAIHLEDKESAQALMDTRDVVVIGFFQDLQDEDVATFLALARDALDMTFGLTDQPQLFQKFGLTKDTVVLFKKFDEGRADFPVDEELGLDLRDLSRFLITHSMHLVTEFNSQTSPKIFAARILNHLLLFVNQTLAQHRELVAGFREAAPPFRGQVLFVVVDVAANNSHVLQYFGLKAEEAPTIRLVNVETTKKYAPISEAPITSASVATFCHEVLQAKVKPYLLSQEVPSDWDQRPVKTLVGKNFEQVAFDETKNVFVKFYAPWCSHCKEMAPAWEALAEKYQDREDIVIAELDATANELEAFTIHGYPTLKFFPAGPHRKVIEYKSTRDLETFSKFLDSGGELPKEEPQEPTASAPVGVPLSTLTLKVFSWQVS